The proteins below are encoded in one region of Solanum stenotomum isolate F172 unplaced genomic scaffold, ASM1918654v1 scaffold32768, whole genome shotgun sequence:
- the LOC125852161 gene encoding uncharacterized protein LOC125852161 yields AVIPAEVEIPSLRIIQEAGLSDAEWIHDRHEQLALIDEKRMSAVCHGQLYQQRMTRAFNKKVRVRTFEVGQLVLKRIFPHQDEYKGKFAPNWQGPYVVHKVLSRGALVLAEMDGQVWRKAINSDAVKRYYV; encoded by the coding sequence AAGCAGTGATACCAGCTGAAGTTGAGATACCATCTTTAAGGATTATTCAGGAAGCTGGATTGAGCGATGCCGAATGGATTCATGACCGACATGAGCAATTAgcattgattgatgagaaaagAATGAGTGCCGTTTGTCATGGCCAGCTGTATCAACAGAGAATGACTCGTGCTTTCAATAAGAAAGTAAGAGTTCGAACATTTGAGGTAGGCCAATTGGTGTTGaaacgcattttccctcatcaagACGAATACAAAGGAAAGTTTGCACCTAACTGGCAAGGACCGTATGTTGTCCACAAAGTACTATCAAGAGGAGCTTTGGTTCTAGCGGAGATGGACGGTCAGGTGTGGCGCAAAGCTATCAATTCAGATGCTGTTAAGAGATACTATGTGTGA